One genomic segment of Ehrlichia chaffeensis str. Arkansas includes these proteins:
- a CDS encoding succinate dehydrogenase assembly factor 2: protein MDIILGNFALHCIHLLSSKDVDEYEKIVNTSDYQLYKYITGEELIPQYLDNNIMKDIIRINESLIKSKFAD, encoded by the coding sequence ATGGATATAATACTTGGTAATTTTGCATTGCATTGCATTCATCTATTGTCTTCTAAGGACGTTGATGAATATGAGAAAATTGTCAATACTAGTGATTATCAACTTTATAAGTATATTACAGGAGAGGAATTAATTCCACAGTACTTAGATAATAACATTATGAAAGATATTATCAGGATTAATGAGTCATTAATAAAATCAAAATTTGCAGACTGA
- the rseP gene encoding RIP metalloprotease RseP has translation MTSSVLLMASIIDNLYHVLNNGSFYLLSFLIIMSIIVFVHEYGHYIVAKLCNVKVEVFSIGFGPELFGINDKSGTRWKFSVIPIGGYVKMLGDEDPASVEANPNRLSEEDKLLAFCEKPLYQKFLIVFAGPFANLVFAIVVLMMFFTTKGMMKHNSVIGGVVQDSAAQHAGLASGDTILKINDYQVKWFEEIKQYIEKYAKDNQELTIEYARDGHIHVVKVKPSIKEEKGLFGSIKKSPFLGVTMSNVLSNYEFQRLSITSAFVQSINYTYLLSKSIFQVLGQMLVGKRSISELGGPIRIAQYSGESVKHNEVLLCMAMISINLGVMNLLPIPMLDGGHIFQYFVQAILRRKQLNPKYQRYISTIGLMLLLSLMIFVTFNDIKSMFK, from the coding sequence ATGACATCTAGTGTTCTACTTATGGCAAGTATTATTGATAACTTATATCATGTACTCAATAATGGTTCATTTTATTTGCTGTCGTTTCTCATTATAATGTCTATTATAGTTTTCGTACATGAATACGGTCATTATATTGTTGCAAAATTATGCAATGTGAAGGTTGAAGTTTTTTCTATAGGATTTGGCCCAGAGTTATTTGGAATTAACGATAAGTCTGGCACAAGGTGGAAGTTCAGCGTGATACCAATAGGTGGGTATGTAAAGATGTTAGGGGATGAAGACCCAGCAAGTGTTGAAGCAAATCCTAACCGTTTGTCAGAAGAAGATAAGTTACTTGCATTTTGTGAAAAACCTCTATACCAAAAATTTCTTATTGTATTTGCTGGACCATTCGCAAATTTAGTGTTTGCTATAGTAGTACTCATGATGTTCTTCACTACTAAAGGAATGATGAAGCACAACTCTGTCATTGGAGGCGTAGTACAAGATAGTGCAGCACAACATGCAGGATTAGCTTCAGGGGATACAATTCTAAAAATCAACGACTACCAGGTTAAATGGTTTGAAGAAATTAAACAGTATATAGAAAAATATGCAAAAGATAATCAAGAGCTAACTATAGAATATGCACGTGACGGGCACATTCATGTTGTGAAAGTTAAACCAAGCATTAAGGAAGAAAAAGGACTTTTTGGAAGCATAAAGAAAAGTCCATTTTTAGGAGTTACAATGAGTAATGTACTCAGCAATTATGAATTTCAGAGATTAAGCATCACTAGTGCTTTTGTTCAGTCCATTAATTACACTTATTTACTGTCAAAGTCAATTTTTCAAGTATTGGGACAAATGTTGGTAGGGAAACGCAGTATTTCTGAGTTAGGTGGTCCTATACGCATTGCTCAATATTCTGGAGAATCAGTAAAACACAACGAAGTACTATTGTGCATGGCAATGATTTCCATTAACCTAGGTGTAATGAATTTATTACCAATTCCTATGCTAGATGGTGGACATATTTTCCAATATTTTGTCCAAGCTATATTACGACGCAAACAACTCAATCCTAAATATCAGCGGTATATATCTACAATTGGGTTAATGCTTCTGCTATCTTTAATGATTTTTGTCACGTTTAACGATATAAAAAGTATGTTTAAGTAG
- the bamA gene encoding outer membrane protein assembly factor BamA codes for MRYIIIILILFTSSLAHAEALNTKIKQVQINGNHRLDYKTIYFYSKINLQDNVTQETIDQIIKNLHSTQLFSHIEVYVNQDNYLVINVTENPVINNIVFYGNKEFSKKDLVNDILKLKKLAVFTKSKLQQDISNLLSLYQSKGKLSAKVTYEVKELENNKIDIIIKINEGPTSRIKIIKFTGNQFFSDAMLKKAIQSSEYYPYKIFSSNTKFASERLMLDQAGLYNFYTSKGFIDFKIKSVVPEIREDHNINLIFAVEEGIRYKFGNSNIIIDKQVSNHQQLKEEIQNLILSKSGDTFNRESINNSIEKITQYLSNNGNFFSDIKHEYRVKDDVVDIDYIIYTGNKVYINNISITNNKTTLDQVIRRKLTISEGDIYNASVINRSYKNILGLGFFESVNVENHKINDSLVDLNFQVKERGTGTFSVSAGFSSVTGLVGKINIQERNLFGTGKILSLQAEKSTSSLSSSIDFVVPNFSETDSAVGFGLFYSHQNKPKGKDFPNLINPAAITGNTDAAFSSSNAGFMLHTSHDITDDLNLALHYAYKHVNIFNVKDTASELIKEQAGKNIDSSVGYSLQFRKFDNLSKIKDGYLVKLHQSFSGLGGTLHYIKTEGSVNYSREILPKVSSDILLNIKTSMGYVFSYKSDEQVKINQRFIIGSNEIRGFHVSGIGPRDKKTLDALGGKFYFNMINQVDFPIGLPDDLGIKGSLFVDAATLFGLDYINKEYYEDKSLRVSVGFGISWRSPFGPMRLDFGFPILKKDYDVTDMIRFSMQ; via the coding sequence ATGAGATACATTATTATTATTTTAATATTATTTACTTCTTCTCTTGCACATGCAGAGGCTTTAAATACTAAAATTAAGCAAGTTCAAATCAATGGCAACCATAGGTTAGATTACAAAACTATATATTTTTACTCAAAAATTAACTTACAAGATAATGTAACACAAGAGACTATAGATCAAATCATTAAAAACTTACATTCAACACAACTATTTTCACATATAGAAGTATATGTTAATCAGGATAATTACTTAGTAATCAATGTAACAGAAAATCCTGTCATCAATAATATAGTTTTCTATGGAAACAAAGAATTCAGTAAAAAAGATCTCGTAAATGATATCTTAAAATTAAAAAAGTTAGCAGTTTTTACAAAATCAAAATTACAGCAAGATATATCAAATCTTTTATCACTATACCAAAGCAAAGGTAAGTTAAGCGCAAAAGTTACCTATGAAGTAAAAGAACTTGAGAATAATAAAATAGATATCATTATAAAAATAAATGAAGGACCAACATCAAGAATAAAAATTATTAAATTTACTGGAAATCAGTTCTTTTCAGATGCAATGTTAAAAAAAGCTATACAATCAAGTGAATACTATCCTTATAAAATATTCAGTAGTAATACAAAATTTGCTTCTGAAAGATTAATGCTTGATCAAGCAGGATTATATAACTTTTACACATCTAAAGGTTTTATAGACTTTAAGATTAAATCTGTAGTACCAGAAATTAGAGAAGATCATAATATTAATCTTATTTTCGCTGTTGAAGAAGGGATAAGGTATAAGTTTGGTAATAGTAACATCATCATAGATAAACAAGTTAGTAATCACCAACAACTAAAAGAAGAAATTCAGAATCTTATATTATCAAAAAGTGGTGATACATTTAACCGAGAATCCATTAATAATTCTATCGAAAAAATTACCCAATATTTAAGTAACAATGGAAACTTCTTTTCAGATATAAAGCATGAATACCGTGTCAAGGATGATGTGGTCGATATAGATTACATAATATATACAGGCAATAAAGTTTACATTAATAATATAAGTATCACTAACAACAAGACTACTTTAGATCAAGTAATCAGACGAAAGTTGACTATTTCTGAAGGCGACATATATAATGCCAGCGTCATTAATAGATCTTATAAAAACATATTAGGATTAGGTTTTTTTGAGTCTGTAAATGTAGAGAATCATAAAATAAATGACAGCTTAGTTGATTTAAATTTTCAAGTTAAAGAAAGAGGTACTGGTACATTTTCTGTATCAGCAGGATTTTCTAGTGTCACCGGACTTGTAGGTAAAATAAACATACAAGAGAGAAACTTATTTGGAACTGGAAAAATATTGTCTTTACAAGCAGAAAAATCTACTTCTTCCTTATCTAGCAGCATTGATTTTGTAGTGCCAAATTTCTCAGAGACTGATTCAGCAGTAGGGTTTGGTTTATTCTATTCACATCAGAACAAACCAAAAGGCAAAGATTTTCCAAATCTCATTAACCCAGCCGCTATTACAGGTAATACAGATGCTGCATTCAGCAGCAGCAACGCTGGTTTCATGTTACATACATCACATGATATAACTGATGACCTCAATCTTGCATTGCACTATGCTTACAAACATGTAAACATATTTAATGTTAAAGATACTGCATCTGAATTAATTAAGGAACAAGCTGGTAAGAATATTGATTCATCCGTTGGTTATTCTCTTCAATTCCGCAAGTTTGATAATTTATCTAAAATTAAGGATGGATATCTTGTTAAGCTACATCAAAGCTTTTCCGGATTAGGTGGAACACTACATTACATTAAAACCGAAGGTTCTGTAAATTATAGCAGAGAGATTCTTCCTAAAGTTAGTAGCGATATCCTTTTAAACATTAAAACTTCTATGGGATATGTATTCTCATATAAAAGTGATGAGCAAGTAAAAATCAATCAACGTTTCATAATAGGAAGCAATGAAATCAGAGGATTCCATGTATCAGGTATAGGACCAAGAGATAAAAAGACATTAGATGCATTAGGTGGAAAGTTTTACTTTAATATGATTAATCAAGTTGATTTTCCTATCGGTTTACCAGACGATTTGGGAATAAAAGGCTCTCTCTTTGTCGATGCAGCAACTTTATTTGGCCTTGACTATATAAATAAAGAATATTATGAAGACAAATCACTAAGAGTTTCTGTAGGCTTTGGTATTTCATGGCGTTCTCCATTTGGACCAATGAGATTAGATTTTGGCTTCCCTATACTAAAAAAAGACTATGATGTTACAGACATGATAAGATTTTCAATGCAATAG
- a CDS encoding OmpH family outer membrane protein: MQLRLFLAIFILLFGLSCQASAKNDQNIPVAFIDRDLIISEALAVKSIRTQLDNKREELQKDFSAREEELHKIEEDLSKQKAILSSEAFEKKVADFKIKVSNLQQDISVKGSELENMYMNAMEMVYNKIKNISAKIAKERSISLVLFLMKKNQVFYAADNIDFSNEVLEMLNKELPNIEIKK; the protein is encoded by the coding sequence ATGCAATTAAGGTTATTTTTAGCTATTTTTATATTACTATTCGGTTTAAGTTGCCAAGCTTCGGCAAAAAATGATCAGAACATCCCTGTAGCCTTCATTGATCGTGATCTAATTATATCTGAAGCACTCGCAGTAAAAAGCATTAGAACACAATTAGACAACAAAAGAGAAGAACTACAGAAAGATTTTTCAGCAAGAGAAGAAGAGTTGCATAAAATCGAAGAAGATTTAAGTAAGCAAAAAGCTATCTTAAGTTCTGAAGCTTTTGAAAAGAAAGTTGCAGATTTTAAAATAAAGGTATCAAATCTACAACAAGATATTTCTGTAAAAGGATCAGAATTAGAAAATATGTATATGAACGCTATGGAGATGGTTTACAATAAGATTAAAAACATCTCAGCTAAAATAGCAAAGGAAAGAAGCATTAGCTTAGTTTTATTCTTAATGAAGAAAAATCAAGTATTTTACGCTGCTGATAATATAGATTTTTCTAACGAAGTATTAGAAATGTTAAACAAAGAATTACCAAATATAGAAATAAAGAAGTGA
- the fabZ gene encoding 3-hydroxyacyl-ACP dehydratase FabZ, translated as MQFNIQEIIKMIPHSYPFLLIDRVTACTPNESVTAIKNVTFNEPFFIGHFPGNPIMPGVLIVEAMAQACIICTMSSMQNYSVYLMSIELAKFRKPVIPGDTLILTVNVVHKRKNTCKFECHAHVEGTLVAEAQILAMTKQNEA; from the coding sequence ATGCAGTTCAATATTCAAGAAATCATAAAAATGATACCACATTCGTATCCATTTTTGTTAATTGATAGAGTAACTGCATGCACACCTAATGAATCTGTAACAGCAATAAAAAATGTTACTTTTAATGAACCTTTTTTTATTGGTCATTTCCCTGGTAATCCAATTATGCCTGGCGTACTTATTGTAGAAGCTATGGCACAAGCATGTATAATATGTACAATGAGTAGCATGCAGAATTACTCCGTATATCTCATGTCAATAGAGCTAGCAAAATTTCGCAAGCCTGTTATTCCAGGAGACACATTAATTCTTACAGTAAACGTTGTACATAAAAGAAAAAATACATGCAAGTTTGAGTGTCATGCACATGTAGAGGGTACATTAGTTGCAGAAGCACAAATTCTAGCAATGACTAAACAAAATGAAGCATGA
- the purH gene encoding bifunctional phosphoribosylaminoimidazolecarboxamide formyltransferase/IMP cyclohydrolase — protein sequence MKIKRAIISVYNKTNIIELAKFLIEQKVEIIATSSTYKALLDAGLQVTEVSSYTKFPEIMDGRVKTLHPKIHGGILSNRNTHAAECLKLDIHDIDLVIVNLYPFSQVANNKTSTENEIIEQIDIGGVTLLRAGAKNFHNVTVISDINDYDTLKAEMINNQNSTNLTYRKQLAKKAFAITSSYDSSIYNWLNKDSKDILPETLVIHGNKVQDLRCGENPHQKGAFYSTLGDKYPLKQLHGKELSYNNIVDIESAINIVTEFTQPAAVIIKHSNPCGAATADDITTAYNKAFACDPKSSFGGIVALNREINEDIAEEINKIFIEVIVGPSITDKAMEIIQKKKNVRIMLSTEYNPPKYIIKNVSNGFLLQESNTNQLSEKDLIQVTNFPVSDDTISNLLFAWKICKHVKSNAIVIAKDHRAIGVGAGQMSRVDSLEIAIKKAQDCAGAVLASDAFFPFTDSILLSASVNISAIIQPGGSLRDQEVIEEANNKKIAMFFTNIRNFYH from the coding sequence ATGAAAATAAAAAGAGCAATTATATCTGTATATAATAAAACAAACATTATAGAACTTGCAAAATTTTTAATTGAACAAAAGGTAGAAATTATTGCAACAAGTAGTACTTATAAAGCTTTATTAGATGCAGGATTACAAGTAACAGAAGTATCTAGTTACACAAAGTTCCCAGAAATAATGGATGGGAGAGTAAAAACTTTACATCCAAAAATTCATGGTGGAATATTAAGTAATCGCAACACTCATGCTGCAGAATGTCTAAAGCTAGACATACATGATATAGATTTAGTGATTGTGAATTTATATCCCTTCTCTCAAGTTGCAAATAATAAAACTTCAACCGAAAATGAGATAATAGAACAAATAGATATAGGGGGAGTTACTTTATTAAGAGCTGGAGCAAAAAACTTCCACAATGTAACAGTAATATCAGATATCAATGACTATGATACATTAAAGGCAGAAATGATTAATAATCAAAATTCTACAAACTTAACATATAGAAAACAATTAGCAAAAAAAGCATTTGCTATAACTTCATCTTATGATAGTAGCATATATAATTGGTTAAATAAAGATAGTAAAGATATACTACCTGAAACGCTTGTCATACATGGAAATAAGGTACAGGATCTCAGATGCGGGGAAAATCCACATCAAAAAGGTGCGTTTTACAGTACTTTAGGGGATAAATACCCTCTCAAACAATTACATGGAAAAGAATTAAGCTACAACAATATAGTAGATATAGAATCTGCTATAAACATAGTGACAGAATTTACGCAACCAGCAGCAGTGATTATAAAACATAGTAATCCTTGTGGTGCAGCAACTGCTGATGACATTACAACTGCATACAACAAAGCTTTTGCTTGTGATCCAAAAAGCAGTTTTGGTGGTATTGTTGCATTAAATAGAGAAATCAACGAAGATATAGCAGAGGAAATCAATAAAATTTTCATCGAAGTAATAGTTGGTCCATCTATTACAGACAAAGCAATGGAAATTATACAAAAGAAGAAAAATGTGCGTATTATGCTGTCCACAGAGTATAATCCACCAAAATATATAATTAAAAATGTCAGTAACGGATTTCTACTACAAGAAAGTAATACAAACCAATTATCAGAGAAAGACTTAATACAAGTTACAAATTTCCCAGTATCAGATGATACTATTTCTAATCTATTATTTGCTTGGAAAATATGTAAACATGTAAAATCCAATGCAATTGTTATTGCAAAAGATCACCGTGCAATTGGAGTTGGGGCTGGTCAAATGAGCCGTGTTGATAGTCTTGAAATTGCAATAAAAAAAGCCCAAGATTGCGCAGGAGCAGTTTTAGCGTCCGACGCATTTTTTCCCTTTACAGACAGTATATTACTAAGTGCATCTGTAAATATAAGTGCAATAATTCAACCTGGAGGATCACTAAGAGATCAAGAAGTCATAGAAGAAGCAAACAATAAAAAGATTGCTATGTTTTTCACCAACATTAGAAACTTTTATCACTAA
- the pgsA gene encoding CDP-diacylglycerol--glycerol-3-phosphate 3-phosphatidyltransferase: MVDYFRRTLPNLLTIFRVFAIPAIVCSFYIGDSNSNYIAFVIFIFACITDFFDGYLARIWQAQSKFGKLFDPIADKLIVVATVIMLVYIRKITGLTIIPVVVIICREILISGLREFLISISVELPVIKLGKVKTFIQMAAIAMLMLNDSVILYIGETILYLAAVLTMYSAYVYICIALKYIYP, from the coding sequence ATGGTTGATTATTTTAGAAGAACTTTGCCTAATTTGTTAACTATATTTAGAGTATTTGCAATTCCTGCTATTGTATGTAGCTTTTATATTGGGGATAGTAACTCGAATTATATTGCGTTTGTTATTTTTATTTTTGCATGTATTACAGATTTTTTTGATGGTTATTTAGCGCGTATATGGCAAGCACAGTCTAAATTTGGTAAATTGTTTGATCCGATTGCTGATAAACTTATTGTAGTTGCAACCGTTATTATGTTAGTTTATATACGTAAAATTACGGGATTAACTATTATCCCTGTAGTTGTAATAATCTGTAGAGAAATTTTAATTTCTGGTTTGAGAGAATTTTTGATTTCTATAAGCGTTGAACTTCCTGTAATTAAGTTGGGAAAGGTAAAAACATTTATACAAATGGCTGCTATTGCTATGTTAATGTTAAATGATAGTGTGATATTGTACATTGGTGAAACGATACTATATTTAGCAGCTGTCTTGACTATGTATTCTGCATACGTTTATATTTGTATTGCTCTCAAGTATATATATCCGTAA